A DNA window from Rossellomorea marisflavi contains the following coding sequences:
- a CDS encoding DNA polymerase thumb domain-containing protein, giving the protein MFWFGVGEMSVDYSGLPHQKILCIDMKSFYASCSAVMMGLDPLDCYLAVVGDQSRQGSIVLAASPKLKQDFGIKTGARMYEIPRDDRICLVEPKMATYVRISMEITKLFHRYVPKEAIHTYSVDESFIKIDGAMGLWGGAEEIARKIQDDMEREFQLPCAIGIGPNMLLAKLCLDLDAKSRGIAEWTYEDVPEKLWPLSPLSEMWGIGKRLEKTLNRMGIFSVGQLAQYELGKLEAKFGIMGNQLYHHAWGVDLSEIGAPIMEGQVSFGKGQILLRDYKEKEEIKHVILEMCEEVARRARSHKKAGRTISFGLGYSHEEFGGGFHRSRTVEEPTNITMEIYRTCLELFEENYSGRTVRKLSITLSNIVEDGPLQMSLFDLKRPELKRLGYVVDGIRNKYGSSSLLRAVSYTAAGTARHRAKLVGGHKS; this is encoded by the coding sequence ATGTTCTGGTTTGGGGTGGGAGAGATGAGTGTCGATTACAGCGGGCTTCCGCATCAAAAGATTTTGTGCATCGATATGAAGAGCTTCTATGCCAGTTGTTCGGCTGTGATGATGGGACTTGATCCCCTTGATTGCTATCTGGCGGTCGTCGGGGATCAGAGTCGTCAGGGGAGCATCGTGCTGGCGGCTTCACCGAAGCTGAAGCAGGACTTTGGGATCAAGACCGGGGCGCGGATGTACGAAATCCCGCGGGATGATCGGATCTGCTTGGTGGAACCGAAGATGGCGACTTATGTCCGGATTTCCATGGAGATCACGAAGCTGTTCCACCGTTACGTCCCGAAGGAGGCCATTCATACGTACAGCGTGGATGAGAGTTTCATCAAGATCGATGGGGCAATGGGACTGTGGGGCGGAGCGGAAGAAATCGCCCGTAAGATCCAGGACGATATGGAGAGGGAGTTTCAGCTCCCTTGTGCCATCGGGATCGGACCGAATATGCTTCTTGCCAAGCTTTGCCTTGACCTTGATGCGAAATCCAGGGGGATCGCCGAGTGGACGTATGAAGATGTCCCGGAAAAATTATGGCCGCTTTCTCCTTTGAGCGAGATGTGGGGGATCGGCAAACGCCTTGAAAAGACACTGAACCGAATGGGGATCTTTTCGGTGGGGCAGCTTGCCCAGTATGAGCTCGGGAAACTTGAAGCGAAATTCGGGATCATGGGGAATCAGCTGTACCATCATGCATGGGGGGTGGACCTGTCTGAAATCGGGGCCCCCATCATGGAGGGACAGGTGAGCTTCGGTAAAGGCCAGATCCTGCTTCGGGATTATAAAGAGAAGGAAGAAATCAAGCATGTCATCCTGGAGATGTGTGAAGAGGTCGCCCGGCGCGCACGTTCCCATAAAAAGGCGGGAAGGACCATCAGCTTCGGCCTCGGGTACAGTCATGAAGAATTCGGCGGAGGGTTCCACCGGTCCAGGACGGTGGAGGAGCCGACGAACATCACGATGGAGATCTACCGGACCTGCCTGGAGCTGTTTGAAGAGAATTACAGCGGAAGGACCGTCCGGAAATTATCCATTACGTTATCCAATATCGTGGAAGACGGCCCGCTTCAAATGTCGCTTTTCGACTTGAAGCGCCCGGAACTGAAAAGGCTCGGCTATGTGGTGGACGGGATCCGGAATAAATATGGATCTTCTTCCCTCCTGAGGGCGGTTTCCTACACGGCGGCCGGGACGGCACGCCACCGGGCGAAGCTGGTCGGCGGTCATAAATCGTAG
- a CDS encoding DUF402 domain-containing protein encodes MKRKFADRRGWERILDKRYAAADTVREGFEGRVALIEFLNVREPLWKDYGDLPICLVDKGYQWLQHFPDHGSYALTTMFDDRGEVIQWYIDICDGVGEDGGIPWLDDLYLDLVVLPSGETKILDAEELDEALKTGAIDRKTHSRAWEELKRISQAVKRGEFCLLEKAREDRAMLSSRLRHV; translated from the coding sequence ATGAAAAGGAAATTCGCAGATCGCAGAGGATGGGAGCGGATACTGGACAAACGGTATGCCGCGGCTGATACAGTGCGGGAAGGGTTTGAAGGCCGGGTCGCTTTGATTGAGTTCCTGAACGTTAGGGAGCCGCTGTGGAAAGACTATGGCGACCTTCCCATATGTCTGGTGGATAAAGGGTACCAATGGCTCCAACACTTCCCCGATCATGGCTCATACGCCTTAACGACGATGTTCGATGACAGAGGGGAGGTCATCCAGTGGTATATTGATATTTGCGATGGAGTCGGCGAGGATGGGGGTATCCCTTGGTTGGATGACCTGTATCTGGATCTGGTTGTCCTGCCTTCGGGTGAGACGAAGATTCTCGATGCCGAGGAGCTTGATGAAGCGTTGAAAACCGGGGCGATCGACAGGAAGACCCATTCCCGGGCATGGGAGGAACTGAAACGGATCAGTCAGGCTGTGAAACGTGGTGAGTTCTGCCTATTGGAGAAGGCGCGGGAAGATCGCGCGATGCTTTCATCCCGGTTGAGGCATGTTTAG
- a CDS encoding alpha/beta fold hydrolase: MDKWIHRVITCLFFPASLVNMIVRLKDKKPPYGKVIQTARGAFHVIENGSGPVTVVFDAGLSGHAMQWHRVQEELSRFTHTISFDRGGYGWSEPRHGAHDAKGAGEDLDAILGCPPLSLYPVARRPFLWRLERKTLQLTSSRKGKGARVGGYRP, translated from the coding sequence ATGGACAAGTGGATCCATCGCGTCATCACATGCTTGTTCTTTCCTGCAAGCCTGGTGAATATGATCGTGCGGTTGAAAGATAAAAAACCTCCCTATGGGAAGGTCATTCAGACAGCGAGAGGTGCTTTTCATGTAATCGAAAACGGAAGCGGACCAGTCACTGTCGTCTTTGATGCGGGTTTATCGGGCCATGCCATGCAGTGGCATAGGGTCCAGGAAGAATTGAGCAGATTCACCCATACCATTTCATTCGACCGCGGCGGGTATGGATGGAGCGAGCCCCGCCATGGAGCTCATGATGCGAAAGGGGCAGGGGAAGATCTTGATGCCATCCTGGGATGCCCTCCATTGTCACTCTACCCTGTTGCTCGTCGCCCATTCCTATGGAGGCTTGAACGCAAGACTTTACAGCTCACTTCATCGAGAAAGGGTAAAGGGGCTCGTGTTGGTGGATACCGTCCATGA
- a CDS encoding alpha/beta hydrolase yields the protein MNARLYSSLHRERVKGLVLVDTVHEDRYTLNAMTDRRRKEWRNMLRGMRFAHYFSRTGFPRLFTEKVGGDFLFPELQEWHPAIGYRPEAYEAVFNELKDSALSAEQIRHCPPLDPSLPLTLIQARHTDPEWQGYVKKLKLLTKDPTIIETPHGHSIQMENPALVTGAILDTLRGIEHEETGQA from the coding sequence TTGAACGCAAGACTTTACAGCTCACTTCATCGAGAAAGGGTAAAGGGGCTCGTGTTGGTGGATACCGTCCATGAAGACCGGTATACGCTAAATGCCATGACCGATCGCAGAAGGAAGGAATGGAGGAACATGCTCCGTGGCATGCGGTTCGCCCACTATTTTTCACGGACGGGCTTCCCCCGCCTTTTCACGGAAAAGGTCGGTGGTGACTTTCTTTTTCCGGAACTGCAGGAATGGCACCCGGCGATCGGCTACCGACCCGAAGCATACGAAGCCGTCTTTAACGAATTGAAGGACAGCGCCCTGTCTGCTGAACAGATCCGTCATTGCCCTCCACTGGATCCCAGTCTGCCTCTTACACTGATCCAGGCCCGTCATACGGATCCCGAGTGGCAAGGGTATGTAAAAAAGCTCAAGCTTCTGACAAAAGATCCGACGATCATTGAAACCCCACACGGCCATAGTATCCAGATGGAAAACCCCGCTCTGGTTACCGGAGCCATACTCGACACCCTCCGTGGGATCGAACACGAAGAGACCGGTCAAGCGTGA
- a CDS encoding SDR family NAD(P)-dependent oxidoreductase has product MNSKIQGKTIIITGASGGIGERMAIKAAESGANLALIARRAPLIDGLATKLRDQYGVKVVGYPLDVRNHEAVGKAFGEIKAEFGHIHVLINNAGFGIFKEAHEVSFEEVKGMIDVNVLGLMACTGEVLPIMKEQGYGHIVNIASQAGKFASPKSSAYSASKHAVLGFTNGLRMEAKRYGVLVTAVNPGPIATDFFTIADESGTYVKNVEKLMLNPDDVADKVIHALFTSRREINLPRWMNAGSLFYQLFPGLIETVGNRFFFKK; this is encoded by the coding sequence ATGAATTCTAAGATACAAGGAAAAACCATCATCATCACCGGTGCCTCCGGGGGAATCGGGGAGAGGATGGCGATAAAGGCCGCCGAATCCGGCGCGAATCTTGCCCTCATTGCACGCCGCGCCCCGCTCATCGATGGGTTGGCCACAAAACTTCGGGATCAATACGGTGTCAAGGTGGTGGGCTATCCCCTTGATGTACGGAACCATGAAGCGGTAGGAAAGGCATTCGGGGAAATCAAGGCAGAGTTCGGACATATCCATGTGCTGATCAATAATGCAGGCTTCGGAATCTTCAAAGAAGCCCATGAGGTGTCCTTTGAGGAAGTGAAGGGGATGATCGACGTCAACGTCCTCGGACTGATGGCATGTACCGGTGAAGTCCTGCCGATCATGAAAGAGCAGGGCTACGGTCATATCGTCAACATCGCTTCGCAGGCAGGGAAGTTTGCATCGCCCAAATCAAGCGCCTACTCGGCATCGAAGCACGCGGTCCTTGGATTCACCAACGGTCTGAGGATGGAAGCGAAGCGGTACGGCGTGTTGGTGACGGCTGTCAATCCCGGTCCGATTGCCACCGACTTCTTTACCATTGCGGATGAGTCGGGCACCTATGTGAAAAATGTCGAAAAGTTGATGTTGAACCCGGACGATGTGGCCGATAAAGTGATCCATGCCTTATTTACTTCCAGGAGGGAAATCAATCTGCCGCGGTGGATGAACGCAGGAAGTTTGTTCTACCAGCTGTTCCCAGGCCTGATCGAAACCGTCGGGAATCGATTCTTTTTCAAAAAATGA
- a CDS encoding MBL fold metallo-hydrolase: MNVYLLKGDALTLVDVGPLTEEAWESLTAQIGEAGYGPGDIEQVVLTHHHPDHAGLVERFAPSVEIIGHPYNRHWLHRDAGFLDDYGTFFFDLARESGVDEEILSRITSFEHLLTLMGNRPLDRCVEEGGELPGLPGWTIIGTPGHAQSHLSFYREEDGTLIAGDHILAHISPNPLIEPLFNGGGRPKPMLQYNESLDKLTNLPVSMAYTGHGEDVRDVQELIVRRKRKQEERAASVQTMIQARPMTAFEICKRLFPAVYKKELGLTLSETIGQLDYLEASDRIKVEKQHGVYYYFS; this comes from the coding sequence GTGAATGTTTATCTACTGAAAGGGGACGCGTTGACTTTAGTCGATGTGGGCCCTCTTACGGAAGAAGCGTGGGAGAGCTTGACTGCACAGATAGGTGAAGCGGGATACGGGCCAGGGGACATTGAACAGGTGGTATTGACCCATCATCACCCTGATCATGCAGGCTTGGTCGAGCGATTTGCCCCTTCGGTGGAGATCATCGGCCATCCGTATAACCGTCACTGGCTGCACAGGGATGCAGGTTTTCTCGATGACTATGGCACGTTCTTTTTCGACCTTGCCCGGGAATCGGGGGTCGATGAAGAAATCCTTTCTAGGATCACATCGTTTGAACACCTTCTCACCCTGATGGGGAATCGCCCGCTTGACCGCTGCGTAGAAGAAGGGGGAGAATTGCCCGGGCTTCCGGGGTGGACCATCATCGGTACCCCCGGACACGCTCAGAGTCACCTGTCTTTCTATCGTGAGGAGGATGGTACCCTCATTGCCGGCGACCACATCCTTGCGCATATTTCCCCCAACCCTTTGATTGAACCGTTATTCAATGGCGGAGGAAGGCCGAAGCCCATGTTGCAGTATAATGAATCCCTCGATAAACTGACAAACTTGCCTGTTTCGATGGCGTATACAGGGCACGGAGAGGACGTCCGGGATGTACAGGAACTCATCGTCAGAAGGAAGCGGAAGCAGGAAGAGCGGGCAGCTTCCGTCCAAACGATGATCCAGGCCCGCCCCATGACGGCCTTCGAGATTTGCAAAAGGCTGTTTCCTGCCGTGTACAAGAAGGAGCTTGGTCTCACCTTATCCGAAACAATCGGGCAGCTTGATTATCTTGAGGCATCGGATAGAATAAAAGTAGAGAAACAACATGGGGTGTACTACTATTTTTCTTAA
- the proC gene encoding pyrroline-5-carboxylate reductase, giving the protein MNTLFIGAGSMACALMRGALKSGALKKEDTYALNRSNEVRMKEIDEWFGVSKPGRGLSFDLVVLAMKPKDFDEAADVIRSHLSSQTVILSVLAGIPVSYIREKLGFLGGIARAMPNTSAALGKSATAVTLDRFGDRVMKEAVVHLLDSVGLTVEVEEHQLDLITALSGSGPAYIYYMAEMMQATAVELGLPSELARDLTIRTITGAGAMLEESGLDAEELRKNVTSPGGTTEAGIEALKAHGVEHALFDCISSARNRSEELGRKLIKTEKD; this is encoded by the coding sequence ATGAACACATTATTTATTGGAGCAGGCTCAATGGCCTGCGCGTTGATGAGAGGGGCATTGAAATCCGGTGCGTTGAAAAAGGAAGATACGTATGCGCTCAATCGTTCGAATGAAGTGCGCATGAAGGAAATTGATGAATGGTTCGGTGTATCAAAACCGGGAAGGGGCCTATCATTTGACCTGGTGGTCCTTGCCATGAAACCGAAGGATTTTGACGAAGCGGCAGACGTGATCCGGAGCCATCTTTCCAGCCAAACCGTCATCCTGTCCGTTCTCGCAGGCATCCCGGTCTCCTATATTCGCGAAAAGCTCGGGTTCCTTGGGGGAATCGCCCGTGCCATGCCGAATACGAGTGCCGCCCTTGGGAAATCGGCGACCGCCGTGACCCTTGATCGCTTTGGCGATCGGGTCATGAAAGAGGCCGTCGTCCACCTGCTCGACTCGGTGGGTCTGACCGTGGAGGTGGAAGAACACCAGCTCGACCTGATCACCGCCTTATCAGGGAGCGGCCCTGCCTATATTTACTATATGGCGGAAATGATGCAGGCAACAGCCGTTGAACTCGGCCTCCCATCCGAGCTTGCACGGGATTTGACCATCCGCACGATCACCGGAGCAGGGGCCATGCTCGAAGAATCGGGACTGGACGCCGAGGAGCTGAGGAAAAATGTCACGAGCCCTGGTGGGACGACGGAAGCGGGAATTGAAGCGTTGAAGGCACACGGGGTGGAACATGCCCTGTTCGATTGCATTTCCTCCGCACGCAATCGCTCCGAGGAACTGGGGAGAAAACTCATCAAAACGGAAAAAGACTGA